One part of the Eucalyptus grandis isolate ANBG69807.140 chromosome 10, ASM1654582v1, whole genome shotgun sequence genome encodes these proteins:
- the LOC104421900 gene encoding galactose mutarotase, whose protein sequence is MSLSSSTWTVLRRNMTKVSVLFSVVVVLALLFVNGVLGTYHRHGFAEDGEVGIYELKKGNISLRLTNWGATIMSLLLPDKNGKLDDVILGFDSVNDYKNDSAYFGSVVGRVANRIANAQFTLNGTRYKLTPNEGKNMLHGGPKGFSDVVWKVTRYQKDGHTPRIVFSYFSHNGEEGFPGDLQVSVSYTILGDNHLSISMKAKALNKATPVNLAQHTYWNLGGQNRGNILSEEVQIFASQITPCDSQLIPTGKIIPVKGTPYDFLEPRTVGSRINKLPNGYDINYVLDSAQSTKLHRAAIVRDKKSGRVLELVTNQPGVQFYTSNMIKEIKGKGGFVYKKHAALCLETQKYPDSVHHPNFPSEIVYPGKSYEHVMLFKFTVES, encoded by the exons ATGAGCCTCTCATCAAGCACTTGGACAGTTCTCCGCAGAAATATGACTAAGGTTTCTGTGCTCTTCTCTGTTGTTGTTGTGCTTGCTCTTCTGTTTGTCAATGGAGTCCTGGGGACATATCACCGGCACGGGTTTGCGGAAGATGGAGAGGTTGGAATCTATGAGCTCAAGAAAGGGAATATCTCTTTGAGGCTCACTAACTGGGGCGCAACTATCATGTCTCTTCTTCTGCCTGACAAAAATG GAAAACTTGATGATGTTATTCTGGGGTTTGATTCTGTCAATGATTACAAG AATGATTCGGCCTACTTTGGTTCCGTGGTCGGTCGGGTCGCTAACCGAATAGCAAATGCTCAGTTCACTCTGAATGGCACCCGCTACAAACTTACTCCCAACGAAGGAAAGAACATGCTCCATG GGGGTCCGAAAGGATTCAGCGATGTTGTATGGAAAGTCACGAGATATCAGAAAGATGGTCACACTCCTCGGATCGTCTTCAGTTATTTCAGTCATAATGGCGAAGAAG gatTTCCCGGTGACCTCCAAGTCTCTGTCAGCTACACGATCTTGGGTGATAACCACTTGAGCATATCGATGAAAGCAAAAGCTCTGAACAAGGCCACTCCCGTGAATCTCGCACAACACACCTACTGGAACCTCGGTGGTCAAAACCGCGGCAACATCCTATCAGAAGAAGTGCAGATCTTCGCCTCCCAGATCACACCTTGTGATAGCCAACTCATCCCCACAGGAAAGATCATTCCCGTGAAAGGAACCCCTTATGACTTTCTCGAACCGCGCACCGTAGGAAGCCGAATAAACAAGCTCCCCAATGGTTACGATATCAACTACGTGCTCGACAGTGCTCAGAGCACGAAACTGCACAGGGCGGCGATTGTAAGGGACAAGAAGTCAGGAAGAGTTTTGGAGTTAGTGACGAACCAGCCGGGTGTGCAGTTCTACACGAGCAACATGATAAAGGAGATCAAGGGCAAGGGCGGGTTCGTTTACAAGAAACATGCCGCACTTTGCCTGGAGACTCAGAAATACCCGGATTCGGTGCATCACCCCAACTTCCCCTCGGAAATTGTGTATCCTGGGAAGTCATATGAGCATGTCATGCTCTTCAAGTTCACAGTAGAGTCGTAG
- the LOC104421898 gene encoding 3-dehydroquinate synthase homolog isoform X2 — translation MMSIVLSSASSVAVGARVTCLAPETVNWDRCRFVTRKAFLLERIGHVRNKARLLAGCCWETMPRAASSSSVASADYEGAKEVWIWTENKQVMTTAVERGWNTFLFSSQNQGLANEWSSLALINPLFVEEEDILDAEKTRVAVVRKVVSPEDVKKLQPENEQAQIVVIDFADWQVIPAENIVATFQGSQKTVFAISRNLSEAQIFLEALEHGLCGVVLKVEDVNSVLDLKAYFDRRDEVKSLLNLEKAVITGVYTAGMGDRVCVDLCCLMKPGEGLLVGSFARGLFLVHSECMESDYISSRPFRVNAGPVHAYVAVPGGRTCYLSELKTGKEVIVVDQRGRQRTAVVGRVKIESRPLILVEAKVCPRVITCWLLRE, via the exons ATGATGAGCATCGTACTCTCTTCTGCTTCCTCGGTCGCGGTCGGTGCACGCGTCACCTGTCTCGCGCCTGAAACGG TGAACTGGGATAGATGCAGATTCGTGACTCGGAAAGCTTTTCTGCTCGAAAGAATCGGTCACGTTCGTAACAAGGCGAGGTTGCTCGCGGGTTGTTGTTGGGAGACGATGCCTCGTGCTGCTTCCTCGTCGTCGGTCGCTTCGGCCGATTACGAGGGAGCGAAGGAGGTTTGGATTTGGACGGAGAACAAGCAAGTAATGACGACCGCGGTTGAGAGGGGATGGAACACGTTCTTGTTCTCGTCTCAGAATCAGGGTCTCGCCAATGAGTGGTCGT CACTTGCTTTGATAAATCCTCTCTTTGTTGAGGAGGAAGATATTCTGGATGCTGAGAAGACAAGGGTTGCCGTGGTGAGGAAAGTTGTATCTCCAGAAGATGTAAAGAAGCTCCAACCTGAGAATGAGCAGGCTCAGATTGTTGTTATAGATTTTGCGGACTGGCAG GTAATACCCGCAGAAAATATTGTTGCAACATTCCAAGGAAGCCAAAAGACTGTATTTGCCATCTCAAGAAATCTGTCTGAAGCACAGATTTTCCTCGAG GCCTTGGAACATGGTCTGTGTGGAGTTGTTCTCAAAGTTGAGGACGTCAATTCTGTACTTGATCTAAAA GCCTACTTTGACAGAAGAGATGAGGTCAAAAGTTTGTTGAACTTAGAGAAGGCAGTTATTACTGGAGTTTATACAGCAGGAATGGGCGATCGAGTGTGTGTTGATCTGTGTTGTCTCATGAAACCTGGTGAAGGGCTTCTG GTTGGATCATTTGCTAGAGGGCTCTTCCTTGTTCATTCAGAATGCATGGAATCAGATTATATTAGCAGCAGACCATTCAGGGTCAATGCT GGACCTGTTCATGCCTATGTTGCTGTTCCAGGGGGTAGAACATGCTATCTGTCCGAGCTAAAAACAGGCAAAGAAGTAATTGTCGTTGACCAGAGAGGACGTCAAAGAACAGCAGTTGTTGGACGGGTGAAGATAGAGTCTAGACCCCTAATTCTTGTGGAGGCGAAGGTTTGTCCTCGAGTCATCACATGTTGGCTGCTGAGAGAATAA
- the LOC104421898 gene encoding 3-dehydroquinate synthase homolog isoform X3, with protein sequence MMSIVLSSASSVAVGARVTCLAPETVNWDRCRFVTRKAFLLERIGHVRNKARLLAGCCWETMPRAASSSSVASADYEGAKEVWIWTENKQVMTTAVERGWNTFLFSSQNQGLANEWSSLALINPLFVEEEDILDAEKTRVAVVRKVVSPEDVKKLQPENEQAQIVVIDFADWQVIPAENIVATFQGSQKTVFAISRNLSEAQIFLEALEHGLCGVVLKVEDVNSVLDLKAYFDRRDEVKSLLNLEKAVITGVYTAGMGDRVCVDLCCLMKPGEGLLVGSFARGLFLVHSECMESDYISSRPFRVNAIDLDSEIHYTILLQNAETVALVSPHPGDGLKSPAAIPVTSLKIGDEVVLRTQGGARHTGIEIQEFIVER encoded by the exons ATGATGAGCATCGTACTCTCTTCTGCTTCCTCGGTCGCGGTCGGTGCACGCGTCACCTGTCTCGCGCCTGAAACGG TGAACTGGGATAGATGCAGATTCGTGACTCGGAAAGCTTTTCTGCTCGAAAGAATCGGTCACGTTCGTAACAAGGCGAGGTTGCTCGCGGGTTGTTGTTGGGAGACGATGCCTCGTGCTGCTTCCTCGTCGTCGGTCGCTTCGGCCGATTACGAGGGAGCGAAGGAGGTTTGGATTTGGACGGAGAACAAGCAAGTAATGACGACCGCGGTTGAGAGGGGATGGAACACGTTCTTGTTCTCGTCTCAGAATCAGGGTCTCGCCAATGAGTGGTCGT CACTTGCTTTGATAAATCCTCTCTTTGTTGAGGAGGAAGATATTCTGGATGCTGAGAAGACAAGGGTTGCCGTGGTGAGGAAAGTTGTATCTCCAGAAGATGTAAAGAAGCTCCAACCTGAGAATGAGCAGGCTCAGATTGTTGTTATAGATTTTGCGGACTGGCAG GTAATACCCGCAGAAAATATTGTTGCAACATTCCAAGGAAGCCAAAAGACTGTATTTGCCATCTCAAGAAATCTGTCTGAAGCACAGATTTTCCTCGAG GCCTTGGAACATGGTCTGTGTGGAGTTGTTCTCAAAGTTGAGGACGTCAATTCTGTACTTGATCTAAAA GCCTACTTTGACAGAAGAGATGAGGTCAAAAGTTTGTTGAACTTAGAGAAGGCAGTTATTACTGGAGTTTATACAGCAGGAATGGGCGATCGAGTGTGTGTTGATCTGTGTTGTCTCATGAAACCTGGTGAAGGGCTTCTG GTTGGATCATTTGCTAGAGGGCTCTTCCTTGTTCATTCAGAATGCATGGAATCAGATTATATTAGCAGCAGACCATTCAGGGTCAATGCT ATCGACCTGGACAGTGAAATTCATTACACCATTTTACTACAAAATGCAGAAACAGTTGCCTTAGTCAGTCCTCATCCAG GAGATGGGCTCAAAAGCCCAGCAGCAATTCCTGTGACTTCTCTGAAAATTGGAGATGAAGTGGTATTGAGGACACAGGGAGGTGCCCGGCATACGGGGATTGAAATCCAAGAGTTTATTGTGGAGAGATGA
- the LOC104421898 gene encoding 3-dehydroquinate synthase homolog isoform X1, translating into MMSIVLSSASSVAVGARVTCLAPETVNWDRCRFVTRKAFLLERIGHVRNKARLLAGCCWETMPRAASSSSVASADYEGAKEVWIWTENKQVMTTAVERGWNTFLFSSQNQGLANEWSSLALINPLFVEEEDILDAEKTRVAVVRKVVSPEDVKKLQPENEQAQIVVIDFADWQVIPAENIVATFQGSQKTVFAISRNLSEAQIFLEALEHGLCGVVLKVEDVNSVLDLKAYFDRRDEVKSLLNLEKAVITGVYTAGMGDRVCVDLCCLMKPGEGLLVGSFARGLFLVHSECMESDYISSRPFRVNAGPVHAYVAVPGGRTCYLSELKTGKEVIVVDQRGRQRTAVVGRVKIESRPLILVEAKIDLDSEIHYTILLQNAETVALVSPHPGDGLKSPAAIPVTSLKIGDEVVLRTQGGARHTGIEIQEFIVER; encoded by the exons ATGATGAGCATCGTACTCTCTTCTGCTTCCTCGGTCGCGGTCGGTGCACGCGTCACCTGTCTCGCGCCTGAAACGG TGAACTGGGATAGATGCAGATTCGTGACTCGGAAAGCTTTTCTGCTCGAAAGAATCGGTCACGTTCGTAACAAGGCGAGGTTGCTCGCGGGTTGTTGTTGGGAGACGATGCCTCGTGCTGCTTCCTCGTCGTCGGTCGCTTCGGCCGATTACGAGGGAGCGAAGGAGGTTTGGATTTGGACGGAGAACAAGCAAGTAATGACGACCGCGGTTGAGAGGGGATGGAACACGTTCTTGTTCTCGTCTCAGAATCAGGGTCTCGCCAATGAGTGGTCGT CACTTGCTTTGATAAATCCTCTCTTTGTTGAGGAGGAAGATATTCTGGATGCTGAGAAGACAAGGGTTGCCGTGGTGAGGAAAGTTGTATCTCCAGAAGATGTAAAGAAGCTCCAACCTGAGAATGAGCAGGCTCAGATTGTTGTTATAGATTTTGCGGACTGGCAG GTAATACCCGCAGAAAATATTGTTGCAACATTCCAAGGAAGCCAAAAGACTGTATTTGCCATCTCAAGAAATCTGTCTGAAGCACAGATTTTCCTCGAG GCCTTGGAACATGGTCTGTGTGGAGTTGTTCTCAAAGTTGAGGACGTCAATTCTGTACTTGATCTAAAA GCCTACTTTGACAGAAGAGATGAGGTCAAAAGTTTGTTGAACTTAGAGAAGGCAGTTATTACTGGAGTTTATACAGCAGGAATGGGCGATCGAGTGTGTGTTGATCTGTGTTGTCTCATGAAACCTGGTGAAGGGCTTCTG GTTGGATCATTTGCTAGAGGGCTCTTCCTTGTTCATTCAGAATGCATGGAATCAGATTATATTAGCAGCAGACCATTCAGGGTCAATGCT GGACCTGTTCATGCCTATGTTGCTGTTCCAGGGGGTAGAACATGCTATCTGTCCGAGCTAAAAACAGGCAAAGAAGTAATTGTCGTTGACCAGAGAGGACGTCAAAGAACAGCAGTTGTTGGACGGGTGAAGATAGAGTCTAGACCCCTAATTCTTGTGGAGGCGAAG ATCGACCTGGACAGTGAAATTCATTACACCATTTTACTACAAAATGCAGAAACAGTTGCCTTAGTCAGTCCTCATCCAG GAGATGGGCTCAAAAGCCCAGCAGCAATTCCTGTGACTTCTCTGAAAATTGGAGATGAAGTGGTATTGAGGACACAGGGAGGTGCCCGGCATACGGGGATTGAAATCCAAGAGTTTATTGTGGAGAGATGA
- the LOC104421898 gene encoding 3-dehydroquinate synthase homolog isoform X4, translated as MPRAASSSSVASADYEGAKEVWIWTENKQVMTTAVERGWNTFLFSSQNQGLANEWSSLALINPLFVEEEDILDAEKTRVAVVRKVVSPEDVKKLQPENEQAQIVVIDFADWQVIPAENIVATFQGSQKTVFAISRNLSEAQIFLEALEHGLCGVVLKVEDVNSVLDLKAYFDRRDEVKSLLNLEKAVITGVYTAGMGDRVCVDLCCLMKPGEGLLVGSFARGLFLVHSECMESDYISSRPFRVNAGPVHAYVAVPGGRTCYLSELKTGKEVIVVDQRGRQRTAVVGRVKIESRPLILVEAKIDLDSEIHYTILLQNAETVALVSPHPGDGLKSPAAIPVTSLKIGDEVVLRTQGGARHTGIEIQEFIVER; from the exons ATGCCTCGTGCTGCTTCCTCGTCGTCGGTCGCTTCGGCCGATTACGAGGGAGCGAAGGAGGTTTGGATTTGGACGGAGAACAAGCAAGTAATGACGACCGCGGTTGAGAGGGGATGGAACACGTTCTTGTTCTCGTCTCAGAATCAGGGTCTCGCCAATGAGTGGTCGT CACTTGCTTTGATAAATCCTCTCTTTGTTGAGGAGGAAGATATTCTGGATGCTGAGAAGACAAGGGTTGCCGTGGTGAGGAAAGTTGTATCTCCAGAAGATGTAAAGAAGCTCCAACCTGAGAATGAGCAGGCTCAGATTGTTGTTATAGATTTTGCGGACTGGCAG GTAATACCCGCAGAAAATATTGTTGCAACATTCCAAGGAAGCCAAAAGACTGTATTTGCCATCTCAAGAAATCTGTCTGAAGCACAGATTTTCCTCGAG GCCTTGGAACATGGTCTGTGTGGAGTTGTTCTCAAAGTTGAGGACGTCAATTCTGTACTTGATCTAAAA GCCTACTTTGACAGAAGAGATGAGGTCAAAAGTTTGTTGAACTTAGAGAAGGCAGTTATTACTGGAGTTTATACAGCAGGAATGGGCGATCGAGTGTGTGTTGATCTGTGTTGTCTCATGAAACCTGGTGAAGGGCTTCTG GTTGGATCATTTGCTAGAGGGCTCTTCCTTGTTCATTCAGAATGCATGGAATCAGATTATATTAGCAGCAGACCATTCAGGGTCAATGCT GGACCTGTTCATGCCTATGTTGCTGTTCCAGGGGGTAGAACATGCTATCTGTCCGAGCTAAAAACAGGCAAAGAAGTAATTGTCGTTGACCAGAGAGGACGTCAAAGAACAGCAGTTGTTGGACGGGTGAAGATAGAGTCTAGACCCCTAATTCTTGTGGAGGCGAAG ATCGACCTGGACAGTGAAATTCATTACACCATTTTACTACAAAATGCAGAAACAGTTGCCTTAGTCAGTCCTCATCCAG GAGATGGGCTCAAAAGCCCAGCAGCAATTCCTGTGACTTCTCTGAAAATTGGAGATGAAGTGGTATTGAGGACACAGGGAGGTGCCCGGCATACGGGGATTGAAATCCAAGAGTTTATTGTGGAGAGATGA
- the LOC104421898 gene encoding 3-dehydroquinate synthase homolog isoform X5, giving the protein MSGRDTALALINPLFVEEEDILDAEKTRVAVVRKVVSPEDVKKLQPENEQAQIVVIDFADWQVIPAENIVATFQGSQKTVFAISRNLSEAQIFLEALEHGLCGVVLKVEDVNSVLDLKAYFDRRDEVKSLLNLEKAVITGVYTAGMGDRVCVDLCCLMKPGEGLLVGSFARGLFLVHSECMESDYISSRPFRVNAGPVHAYVAVPGGRTCYLSELKTGKEVIVVDQRGRQRTAVVGRVKIESRPLILVEAKIDLDSEIHYTILLQNAETVALVSPHPGDGLKSPAAIPVTSLKIGDEVVLRTQGGARHTGIEIQEFIVER; this is encoded by the exons ATGAGTGGTCGT GATACAGCACTTGCTTTGATAAATCCTCTCTTTGTTGAGGAGGAAGATATTCTGGATGCTGAGAAGACAAGGGTTGCCGTGGTGAGGAAAGTTGTATCTCCAGAAGATGTAAAGAAGCTCCAACCTGAGAATGAGCAGGCTCAGATTGTTGTTATAGATTTTGCGGACTGGCAG GTAATACCCGCAGAAAATATTGTTGCAACATTCCAAGGAAGCCAAAAGACTGTATTTGCCATCTCAAGAAATCTGTCTGAAGCACAGATTTTCCTCGAG GCCTTGGAACATGGTCTGTGTGGAGTTGTTCTCAAAGTTGAGGACGTCAATTCTGTACTTGATCTAAAA GCCTACTTTGACAGAAGAGATGAGGTCAAAAGTTTGTTGAACTTAGAGAAGGCAGTTATTACTGGAGTTTATACAGCAGGAATGGGCGATCGAGTGTGTGTTGATCTGTGTTGTCTCATGAAACCTGGTGAAGGGCTTCTG GTTGGATCATTTGCTAGAGGGCTCTTCCTTGTTCATTCAGAATGCATGGAATCAGATTATATTAGCAGCAGACCATTCAGGGTCAATGCT GGACCTGTTCATGCCTATGTTGCTGTTCCAGGGGGTAGAACATGCTATCTGTCCGAGCTAAAAACAGGCAAAGAAGTAATTGTCGTTGACCAGAGAGGACGTCAAAGAACAGCAGTTGTTGGACGGGTGAAGATAGAGTCTAGACCCCTAATTCTTGTGGAGGCGAAG ATCGACCTGGACAGTGAAATTCATTACACCATTTTACTACAAAATGCAGAAACAGTTGCCTTAGTCAGTCCTCATCCAG GAGATGGGCTCAAAAGCCCAGCAGCAATTCCTGTGACTTCTCTGAAAATTGGAGATGAAGTGGTATTGAGGACACAGGGAGGTGCCCGGCATACGGGGATTGAAATCCAAGAGTTTATTGTGGAGAGATGA
- the LOC104421897 gene encoding uncharacterized protein At3g28850 has product MGCASSKQKRCRHCNALSSPVRRSYSIHGDHLPQSRDDSYHLVALKSSTLGSLKIDPSYQITNHVEKVMVADVGDHKMCNGSNGVIENGVKEFAMGLIEAKTWSNMIEEKIPKVVPKTPIRTPPGEPETINAWELMEGLEDISPFRSPIHMRSFSFDAVRTPVHAPADRLKSRFLENGVVSPKPMWLQMADGDGLDSEAVVGFDPEVISTFRKSLEELSPDHPFHLQSLDNQERLSMAGQDSLPMEASENKIANGTDHEYWPRGKEKVIIYFTSLRGVRKTYEDCCHVRVILKSIGVRIDERDVSMHSGFKEELRELLGDGACGGGLPRVFVGSKYIGGTEEIRCMHEEGQLEKFLENCKMVDDGSCGKGNSGACEACGDIRFVPCERCSGSCKIYCDGTSEEDAEEEGDEYGFQRCPDCNENGLIRCPICCY; this is encoded by the coding sequence ATGGGTTGCGCGAGCTCGAAGCAGAAGCGATGTCGGCACTGCAACGCGCTCTCCTCGCCCGTGCGCCGGAGCTATTCGATCCACGGCGATCATCTGCCTCAGAGCAGAGATGATAGCTACCATCTTGTTGCTCTTAAATCCAGCACGCTCGGTTCTCTCAAGATTGACCCTTCTTATCAAATCACCAACCACGTGGAGAAGGTGATGGTGGCCGATGTTGGTGATCACAAGATGTGCAACGGGAGCAATGGTGTCATTGAAAACGGTGTAAAGGAGTTCGCTATGGGACTGATCGAGGCCAAGACTTGGTCGAACATGATCGAGGAGAAAATCCCGAAAGTTGTTCCGAAAACACCAATCAGGACTCCGCCCGGCGAGCCGGAGACGATCAATGCGTGGGAGCTGATGGAAGGCCTGGAGGACATAAGCCCTTTCCGGTCGCCGATTCACATGAGGAGCTTTTCTTTTGATGCGGTCAGGACTCCAGTTCATGCCCCGGCTGATCGTCTTAAATCAAGGTTCCTAGAGAATGGCGTGGTTTCCCCCAAGCCCATGTGGCTGCAAATGGCTGATGGCGACGGATTGGACTCCGAAGCTGTTGTGGGTTTCGATCCTGAAGTCATTTCCACTTTCAGGAAGTCACTTGAAGAGCTTTCACCTGATCATCCGTTTCATTTGCAGTCATTGGATAATCAGGAACGACTGTCCATGGCCGGCCAAGATTCATTGCCTATGGAAGCATCTGAAAATAAAATAGCCAATGGTACTGACCACGAGTATTGGCCGCGTGGAAAGGAGAAGGTGATCATCTACTTTACGAGCCTTAGAGGGGTTAGGAAGACATACGAGGATTGCTGTCATGTTAGAGTCATCTTGAAAAGCATCGGTGTACGTATCGACGAGCGAGACGTGTCGATGCATTCGGGGTTCAAGGAAGAGTTGAGAGAGCTGTTGGGTGATGGGGCTTGTGGGGGTGGATTGCCAAGGGTGTTTGTGGGAAGCAAGTACATTGGCGGAACCGAGGAAATCAGGTGTATGCACGAAGAAGGACAGCTCGAGAAATTTCTCGAGAACTGCAAAATGGTGGATGATGGCAGCTGTGGCAAAGGAAACAGCGGTGCATGTGAGGCATGCGGTGATATTAGGTTCGTGCCTTGTGAGAGGTGTTCCGGCAGTTGCAAGATATATTGCGACGGCACTAGTGAAGAAGATGCGGAAGAAGAGGGAGATGAGTACGGGTTCCAGCGTTGCCCAGATTGTAATGAGAACGGTCTCATACGCTGTCCGATATGTTGTTATTAG
- the LOC104421896 gene encoding binding partner of ACD11 1 — translation MYPGGYTAEITNLSPRSTEKDVYDFFAHCGAVEYIEITRSGEYACTAYVTFKDAYTLETALLLNGATIGDRRVGISRWGAFIDESDPWTGPSQKSDDVTGVVATHAMPMVSSPSEAVTLAQEVVVTMIAKGYDLGKDALTRAKAFDESHQVSSTAAAKITELSDRIGLTDKITAGREVVRSVDEKYHVSDITRSAVLATGTATVVAATVAGEAAVSAAHAVVNSSYFSKGALWVSDVLNQAAKAVSDLANHGSK, via the exons ATGTATCCGGGTGGTTATACTGCTGAAATCACAAACTTATCACCGAGATCTACAGAAAAggatgtttatgatttttttgctCATTGCGGTGCAGTTGAATACATTGAAATAACAAG GTCTGGTGAATATGCTTGTACAGCTTACGTGACTTTCAAGGATGCTTACACTCTGGAGACTGCTCTATTGCTCAAT GGAGCCACAATTGGAGACCGACGTGTAGGCATTTCACGTTGGGGAGCATTTATAGATGAGTCAGATCCTTGGACTGGTCCTTCACAGAAGTCTGATGATGTCACTGGTGTTGTG GCCACTCATGCGATGCCTATGGTTTCCTCCCCGAGTGAAGCTGTGACACTTGCACAGGAAGTTGTTGTGACAATGATCGCCAAGGGATATGATCTGGGGAAGGATGCATTGACAAGAGCCAAGGCTTTTGATGAATCACATCAGGTGTCATCCACAGCAGCTGCAAAGATCACAGAGCTGAGTGACAGAATCGGCCTCACCGATAAGATAACTGCAGGCAGGGAAGTTGTGAGATCCGTCGATGAGAAATACCATGTCTCAGATATCACCAGATCAGCAGTCCTCGCAACAGGAACTGCCACTGTTGTTGCAGCAACAGTTGCAGGAGAAGCAGCTGTATCAGCTGCTCATGCAGTTGTTAACAGCAGCTACTTCTCGAAGGGAGCTCTTTGGGTTTCAGATGTCCTGAATCAAGCAGCTAAAGCTGTGTCTGACTTGGCTAACCATGGTAGTAAATAA